One region of Chanodichthys erythropterus isolate Z2021 chromosome 24, ASM2448905v1, whole genome shotgun sequence genomic DNA includes:
- the LOC137014516 gene encoding transient receptor potential cation channel subfamily M member 1-like isoform X3 — MERISRKTSGSIKRPSIKRSASGSQKIQKTWIEKTFHKRECIHIFPAKDPTRCACGYLLTQHTAIPAVNKLPEENHLVQVDPPQEKWSAVRHTQIVPTDAYGTIEFQGGGFVNKAMYIRVSHDTKPDSLLHLMVKEWQLELPTLLISVHGGLQNFDLQPKLKQVFGKGLIKAAVTTGAWIFTGGVSTGVIRHVGDALKDHSSKSRWKVCAIGIAPWGILESKEDLIGKDVNKPYQAISNPLSKLAVLNNSHSHFILSDNGTCGKYGAEVKLRRQLEKHISLQKINTRLGQGVPVVCLIVEGGPNVISIVLESLREEPPVPVVVCDGSGRASDIISFAHKYSEIEGLVNEDAKEQLLVTIQKTFNYNKMQSGQILLMVIECMKKRELITVFRMGAEGQDDIEMAILTALLKGTNASAPDQLSLALAWNRVDIARNQIFVYGHNLPPASALASISTSAAPSQERQKGATQRNKGKVRGKKGKGKAKPEPPEETDPRKLELLNWVNSLEQAMMDALVLDRVDFVKLLIENGVNIHHFLTIPRLEELYNTKLGPANTLHIVVRDVKKGNLPPDYQITLIDIGLVVEYLMGGAYRCNYTRKNFRALYNNLYGLKRPKALKLLGMEDDEPRTKGKKKQKKKKEEEEDIDVDDPEVCRFHYPFHELMVWAVLMKRQKMALFLWQRGEEAMAKALVACKLLKAMAHESSQSEMVDDISQDLDNNSKEFGTLAYELLDQSYKHDEQLAMKLLTYELKNWSNSTCLKLAVAAKHRDFIAHTCSQMLLTDMWMGSLRMGKNPGLKVILNLVFPPFILLLDFRLGDDMSHQVTPDKEDRKTKDDDKSGRVNCTIPSNAASKKGDEEEGDKKMRQIPIGTKIYEFYNAPFTKFWFNTIAYLGYLMLYNYVVLVKMERWPCLQEWIVISYIITLGLEKVRQILMSEPGKLKQKINVWLEEYWNITDLVAISTFLLGLLLRLQNEPYMGYGRVIYCVGIIFWYIRVLDIFGVNKYLGPYVMMIGKMMIDMLYFVVIMLVVLMSFGVARQAILHPDEEPTWRLARNIFYMPYWMIYGEVFADSIDRKTRIYIYAMEINPPCGDNLYDEDGKKLPPCIPGAWLTPAIMACYLLVANILLVNLLIAVFNNTFFEVKSISNQVWKFQRYQLIMTFHDRPVLPPPLIIFSHLYIIFRKLCCRCNKKKEGELDEKDKGLKLILTPEELKMLYEFEEQCVEEYFREREDEQLSSNDERIRVTNERVENMSMRLEEVNERENTMKASLQTVDLRLAQLEDINGRMVNALERLVGIDHSELTRTRSSASSICDPSSLQRHSSINSADGYSLYRYYLGVDERPPEEKEADLSKTISTTNLNTKEYGQNLEVDVPGVKRRLGSCVDIRIFPCEKGVEADGTKPESPKSSVPDNQTTSDGATQKEAFMTERVKLQATTSYPLEKVKAFKYYPTEIQSTSPSSVRRYRSTISFDQASGKEANQEGEGMDGSPATRRWSASYEYKVHPSLFGQMPKVSMVRPLVDQIDKFSNSFKVEQHSDQPEQQRLRVSSRHSKEEMGMQDGEKTLDSSEGSMTHESVQLTIDDGMTKGGELHSAGATGKEALLDVDQVNREERGDVDQHLEDTQQEMGKDPDDSEGSLGKEKGSEKQDGEQIKEITTGAGYCDSEVQADGSQLLLPEDTMFLPGRSKSWSTKPCTSLGNSLKRAHGSSSERDLAGAYGDTSDDPEKSAQKTTDDVPSDES; from the exons ATGGAGCGGATCAGCAGGAAAACCAGTGGCTCCATCAAACGGCCCTCCATCAAACGCTCAGCATCAGGGTCGCAGAAG ATCCAGAAAACTTGGATTGagaaaacatttcacaaaagAGAATGTATCCATATATTTCCAGCCAAGGATCCGACCCG GTGTGCCTGTGGTTATCTATTGACTCAGCACACTGCCATTCCTGCAGTCAACAAGCTACCAGAAGAAAACCATCTTGTGCAAGTGGACCCTCCTCAAGAAAAATGGTCAGCGGTCAGACATACCCAGATTGTCCCTACTGACGCTTATGGCACCATTGAATTTCAAGGAGGAGGATTTGTCAACAAAGCCATG TATATTCGGGTGTCCCATGATACTAAACCGGACAGCTTGCTGCATCTTATGGTGAAAGAATGGCAGCTTGAGTTGCCCACGTTGCTTATATCAGTTCATGGTGGCCTTCAGAACTTTGACCTGCAGCCCAAACTTAAGCAAGTCTTTGGGAAAGGCCTGATCAAGGCTGCCGTGACTACCGGAGCATGGATCTTCACTGGTGGAGTCAGCACTG GAGTGATCCGGCATGTTGGAGATGCTTTAAAGGACCACTCTTCTAAATCCAGATGGAAGGTCTGTGCTATAGGCATCGCTCCATGGGGGATCCTGGAAAGCAAAGAGGATCTAATTGGAAAAGAT GTTAACAAACCATACCAGGCCATCTCCAACCCTCTGAGCAAACTTGCCGTTCTCAACAATAGCCACTCACACTTCATACTATCTGATAATGGCACATGTGGGAAATACGGGGCGGAGGTCAAACTACGCAGGCAGTTGGAGAAACACATTTCACTCCAGAAGATTAACACGC gATTGGGCCAGGGTGTACCGGTGGTGTGTTTGATTGTGGAAGGGGGTCCCAATGTCATCTCCATTGTCCTGGAAAGCCTGCGTGAGGAACCACCTGTGCCCGTAGTGGTTTGTGATGGCAGTGGTCGAGCCTCTGATATCATTTCCTTTGCCCACAAATACTCTGAAATTGAAGG aCTGGTAAATGAGGATGCAAAAGAGCAACTGCTGGTGACCATCCAGAAAACCTTTAACTACAACAAAATGCAGTCAGGGCAGATTCTGCTCATGGTCATTGAATGCATGAAGAAGAGGGAGTTG ATAACAGTCTTTCGAATGGGTGCTGAGGGACAAGATGACATTGAAATGGCTATCCTCACTGCATTACTGAAAG GAACAAATGCATCAGCTCCAGATCAGCTGAGCTTGGCTCTGGCCTGGAATAGAGTTGACATAGCACGCAACCAAATCTTTGTGTATGGACACAACCTACCA CCTGCGAGTGCCCTTGCTAGCATCTCCACCAGCGCAGCACCATCTCAAGAAAGGCAGAAAGGAGCAACTCAACGTAACAAAGGAAAGGTCAGAGGAAAAAAGGGAAAAGGCAAAGCCAAACCAGAACCACCAGAGGAAACTGACCCCAGAAAGTTAGAACTACTCAACTGG GTGAATTCCCTCGAGCAGGCCATGATGGACGCTTTGGTTCTGGACAGAGTGGATTTTGTCAAGCTCCTGATAGAAAATGGTGTAAACATTCACCATTTTCTAACCATCCCTCGATTAGAAGAGTTATACAACACT aaacTTGGTCCTGCCAACACTCTACATATTGTAGTAAGAGATGTTAAAAAG GGGAATCTCCCACCAGATTACCAAATCACATTGATTGACATTGGACTGGTGGTGGAGTACCTGATGGGCGGAGCCTATCGCTGTAACTACACAAGGAAAAACTTCAGAGCTCTTTACAACAATCTTTATGGACTGAAGAGG CCTAAAGCCTTGAAGCTGCTTGGAATGGAG GATGATGAACCCAGGACAAAGGGCAAGAAGaagcaaaagaagaaaaaagaagaggaagaggacaTTGACGTGGATGACCCAGAGGTCTGTCGCTTCCACTACCCATTTCACGAGCTGATGGTCTGGGCAGTGCTGATGAAACGGCAGAAGATGGCTCTGTTTCTGTGGCAGAGGGGTGAGGAGGCTATGGCTAAAGCTCTGGTGGCCTGTAAGCTCCTCAAAGCCATGGCTCACGAGTCGTCTCAAAGTGAGATGGTGGACGACATATCGCAAGACCTCGATAACAACTCCAA GGAGTTTGGAACCTTGGCCTATGAGTTGCTGGATCAGTCCTACAAACATGATGAACAGCTAGCCATGAAACTGTTGACTTATGAGTTAAAGAACTGGAGTAACTCCACCTGTCTGAAATTGGCAGTGGCTGCCAAGCACAGAGATTTCATAGCCCACACCTGCAGTCAGATGCTCCTCACTGACATGTGGATGGGCAGCTTAAGGATGGGTAAAAACCCAGGACTGAAG GTGATACTCAACCTCGTTTTCCCACCTTTTATCCTGCTGTTGGATTTCCGTCTGGGTGATGACATGTCTCATCAAGTAACTCCAGATAAAGAAGACAGGAAGACCAAGGATGATGATAAGTCTGGCCGGGTAAACTGCACCATTCCTTCTA ATGCAGCCTCTAAGAAAGGAGACGAGGAGGAAGGCGATAAGAAAATGAGGCAGATTCCAATCGGGACAAAAATCTATGAGTTCTACAATGCCCCTTTCACCAAATTTTGGTTCAATACT ATTGCCTACCTTGGCTATCTCATGCTGTACAATTACGTAGTACTGGTGAAGATGGAGCGTTGGCCATGTTTACAAGAGTGGATCGTCATTTCATACATCATCACTTTGGGGCTAGAGAAAGTCAGACAG ATCTTGATGTCTGAACCAGGCAAGCTCAAGCAAAAGATAAACGTGTGGTTGGAGGAGTACTGGAACATCACAGATCTGGTGGCCATCTCCACTTTCTTGCTCGGGCTACTACTAAGGCTTCAAAATGAACCCTACATGGGCTATGGTCGTGTGATCTACTGCGTGGGCATTATCTTTTGGTATATCCGTGTACTGGACATATTTGGAGTCAACAAGTACCTAGGACCCTATGTCATGATGATAGGGAAAATG ATGATTGACATGCTGTATTTTGTGGTGATCATGTTGGTGGTCCTGATGAGTTTCGGTGTGGCACGACAGGCCATCCTCCACCCAGATGAGGAGCCCACGTGGCGCTTGGCTCGCAACATCTTCTACATGCCTTATTGGATGATTTATGGAGAGGTGTTTGCAGATTCGATAGACCGTAAGACTAGAATTTATA TTTACGCAATGGAAATAAATC CCCCCTGTGGAGACAATTTATATGATGAGGATGGGAAAAAGCTTCCACCCTGCATCCCTGGAGCATGGCTGACTCCAGCCATCATGGCCTGTTATTTGTTAGTGGCCAACATCCTGCTTGTGAACTTGCTCATTGCTGTCTTCAA CAACACGTTCTTTGAGGTTAAGTCCATCTCCAACCAAGTGTGGAAGTTCCAGAGATATCAGCTCATCATGACCTTCCATGACAGGCCTGTGCTACCTCCACCACTCATTATCTTTAGCCACCTCTACATCATATTCCGCAAACTCTGCTGCCGCTGTAACAAGAAAAAGGAGGGAGAACTGGATGAGAAGGATAAAGGATTAA AGCTTATTCTCACCCCGGAGGAGCTGAAGAtgctgtatgagtttgaggagCAATGTGTGGAGGAATATTTCAGGGAGAGAGAAGACGAGCAACTGTCTTCAAATGATGAGCGTATCAGGGTTACAAATGAAAG GGTAGAGAACATGTCCATGCGCCTTGAAGAGGTGAATGAGAGGGAGAACACAATGAAGGCCTCCCTTCAGACAGTGGACCTTCGTTTGGCCCAGCTAGAAGACATTAATGGCAGAATGGTGAATGCCTTAGAAAGACTGGTGGGAATCGACCACTCTGAATTGACCCGCACACGCTCATCTGCCTCCTCTATTTGTGACCCATCTTCTCTCCAGCGTCACAGTAGCATCAATAGTGCTGATGGGTACAGCCTCTACCGCTATTACCTGGGTGTTGATGAGCGTCCACCCGAGGAAAAAGAGGCAGATCTGAGTAAAACAATAAGCACTACAAACCTCAACACAAAGGAATATGGCCAGAATCTAGAGGTAGATGTTCCAGGGGTAAAAAGACGCCTTGGCTCATGTGTGGACATCCGAATCTTCCCTTGTGAGAAGGGTGTTGAGGCTGATGGGACAAAGCCAGAATCACCAAAATCTTCAGTTCCTGACAACCAGACTACTTCGGATGGTGCCACACAGAAAGAAGCCTTCATGACTGAGAGAGTGAAACTGCAGGCAACTACCTCCTACCCTCTAGAAAAGGTGAAAGCTTTCAAATATTATCCCACAGAAATACAAAGCACATCCCCGTCCAGTGTACGAAGATATAGGAGCACAATATCATTTGATCAAGCAAGTGGAAAGGAAGCAAATCAAGAAGGGGAAGGAATGGATGGGTCTCCAGCTACAAGACGTTGGAGTGCTAGTTATGAGTATAAGGTACATCCTAGTCTTTTTGGTCAGATGCCAAAGGTATCAATGGTAAGACCATTAGTAGACCAGATTGACAAGTTTAGCAACAGTTTCAAGGTAGAGCAACATTCTGACCAGCCTGAGCAACAGAGGCTGAGAGTTTCTTCTAGACACAGTAAAGAGGAGATGGGAATGCAAGATGGAGAGAAGACACTAGACAGTTCAGAGGGATCAATGACTCACGAAAGTGTTCAGCTGACAATAGACGATGGGATGACAAAGGGTGGCGAGCTTCACTCAGCAGGGGCAACTGGTAAAGAGGCATTACTAGATGTAGATCAGGTAAACCGGGAAGAAAGGGGTGATGTAGACCAGCACCTGGAAGATACTCAGCAGGAGATGGGAAAGGATCCAGATGATTCTGAAGGAAGTCTGGGAAAGGAAAAAGGTTCAGAGAAACAAGATGGAGAGCAAATAAAGGAAATAACTACAGGTGCAGGTTactgtgattctgaagtgcaAGCTGATGGTAGCCAACTGCTTCTGCCAGAAGACACAATGTTCCTCCCTGGAAGATCAAAGAGCTGGTCCACAAAACCTTGCACGTCCTTAGGAAACAGTTTGAAAAGAGCCCATGGATCGAGCAGTGAAAGAGACCTTGCTGGAGCCTATGGAGACACTTCTGATGATCCAGAGAAATCAGCACAGAAGACAACAGATGATGTACCTTCAGACGAGTCATAG